One Loxodonta africana isolate mLoxAfr1 chromosome 8, mLoxAfr1.hap2, whole genome shotgun sequence DNA window includes the following coding sequences:
- the LOC100662897 gene encoding taste receptor type 2 member 143-like produces the protein MPTLPTLFFMAIFFLGSLAAMLQNGIMAAVLGWEWAWGHALPAGDMIVACLATSRLGLHGMSIVNSLLPTLSIRDNVHYIRILWDFNNMLNFWLNALLSVFYCVKITFFSHPAFLWLRWRLSRSVPTLLLGSLAISVLTTIPSVIGHIIAIQMAASKTPHTNSSWVDQAITFRQKFFLLHETLVPLLPFLLFLVSTALLIFSLWQHLRQMQGSHPGPRDPSTQAHTVALKSLSFFLVFYTSYFLSLIVTVMNLMPLHLHWYWVWQVAIYTSISLHSTFLLLSSPRLRRARKNGLLDCWAIGCRGLDRG, from the coding sequence ATGCCCACCTTGCCCACACTATTCTTCATGGCCATCTTCTTCCTGGGGTCCTTGGCTGCCATGCTGCAGAATGGCATCATGGCAGCCGTACTGGGATGGGAGTGGGCCTGGGGCCATGCACTGCCTGCGGGGGACATGATTGTGGCCTGCCTGGCCACCTCCCGGCTTGGCCTGCATGGCATGAGCATCGTGAACAGTCTCCTGCCTACCCTCAGCATCAGGGACAACGTGCACTACATCCGCATCCTCTGGGACTTCAACAACATGCTCAACTTCTGGCTGAATGCCTTGCTCTCTGTCTTCTACTGTGTGAAGATTACCTTTTTCTCCCACCCTGCTTTCCTCTGGCTCAGGTGGAGGCTTTCCCGCTCTGTGCCCACGCTGCTGCTGGGCTCCCTGGCCATCTCCGTCCTGACCACCATCCCCTCAGTCATTGGGCATATCATTGCAATTCAGATGGCGGCCTCCAAGACTCCCCACACCAACAGTAGCTGGGTTGATCAAGCGATAACCTTCCGTCAGAAGTTCTTCCTGCTCCATGAGACTCTGGTGCCTTTGTTGCCCTTTCTGCTGTTCCTGGTATCCACTGCTCTGCTCATATTCTCTCTATGGCAGCACCTGCGTCAGATGCAGGGTAGCCATCCCGGGCCTCGGGATCCCAGCACCCAGGCACACACCGTGGCCCTCAAGTCgttgtccttcttccttgtcttctACACATCCTACTTCCTGTCCCTGATTGTGACCGTGATGAATCTTATGCCCCTGCATCTCCATTGGTACTGGGTCTGGCAGGTGGCGATCTACACCAGCATCTCTTTACACTCCACCTTCCTGCTTCTCAGCAGCCCCAGGCTCAGGAGGGCCCGAAAGAATGGGCTGCTGGACTGCTGGGCCATAGGCTGTAGGGGCCTGGACAGAGGATAG